The sequence attagATTATCGTACACTGACATTGACAcgatgataaatatttttttataacttatgAGCAATTCATTCAATCCTCAACTACAATGAGAACTCATTCTTAAATGCAATCATTACTcgtagtaatatatatatatatatatatatatatatatatatatatatatatatatatataattgaaacgCAACTTGAAAAGTGCAGCATCCTCCAAGGAGCATATTGATATTTCCATCGTTCTGTTCATCAACAAAAACATGTCACAGTtctaaagcaaaaacatttgaGGTGGTGCTATAGATTTCCATTGATCAAGGGTCATGTTCATGTTAGATGTGTCCCATCCATTTTTCCTACGTCCTTCTGCAGTTAAGCTAAATATCTACTTTCTTTCAGTCAATAAGAGAGGAACCGTAAAGGAATCAATGTACAAATTCTGATCAAGAATCTTGCGATGGACACATCATGCCAGAACCATAACTGCCATTGCTTAAAGGACTAACAGGACTCCGTCTTTCCCGGGTTATGGCCTTTGTGAGGCCTTGTTGCTCTCCAGGCACAACATCAGATGCCAAAGCCGAAGGCTTCTTTGGCCTGAACACTCCCCACAGATAAAACTTTGACTGGAATCCTGCAAGCCGGATTAGAAAAGGAAAGATTAAACCGATggttaggggggggggggggagagagaagaaaaaatagagcaTTTCCACAGATAAAAGATTTGAGAGCCTCACTCCAGCAATCCATGGGCAGTATCCTAGAAGTGTAAATTAAGAGCTCTGCATTTTCAATAACAACTCTCATGGCAAGGTCCTGGCTGATCATGTCGTTTACTAGGCtatcaaaaacaatttcattcctggaagagaagaaaagaaatcctTATAAGTagccaaaacaagaaaacaaaaaaagaaatctagTGCAAAATTGTTTAAACTGACACCTTTCATTGTCCGGGAAAAAATAGAGACCTATATGATCAGCTGCTGGCCCCAACTTCCGGAAACTTTTTGGCCATACCCCAGATCTAGGAAGCAATTCTGGTGAAAGCAATCGAGATAATCCTTTTGCCTCCTCACTCGCTCTGGAGCATGCAATGCTAGACAAATGAGCAACAATTCCGCCAGGAGCACCATAATTATTTTGGAAAATGCTCATGCTTCCCCTGTTAACCAAAAAATCGAATTGAacttttttacttcttttatatCACATAATAATTCATCAAAAACTTGTGAGAGAATatggaataaaataattaaaaactgaCCTCCAAATAGGATCTCTTATTGGTAGCACACGAATAGAACTCTGCTCAGCAAAATAAGAAGCATCAAAGTGGcagtttttagttttatccaattcatcttcttcaacaaactTGCCTTCATTCAAGTCATTCTGTCTCTCAACCTTCTGACCTTCCCCCCCATCCTCACAGCAATGTATCTGAAGGGGCTGAACATCACATACAACCAATTGAGAGTTTTTGTTTCTAAGAGGTTCTGTCTCTTGGAATCTAGACTCCTCCAAAATGTTTTTCCTCCAAGCTTCTGATCTTTCTCCTCCAAAATGTTTTTTCCTCCAAGCTTCTGGTCTTTCTCATCATTCTGAGAGGAATCAGCATCAACAAGTTGAAGGTCAGGTAGAGGAGATATAGGATTTTTACTTTCAAGATATTCAGCAACTTCAGGAACACTGTCCTCATGCAATCCATTTTGACTTCCAAGTTTCTGATCTTTTCCATCATCCTCACAGCAGTCCACCTCAACAAGTTGGAAGTCAGAGCTGATTTGAGGTCTCAGCAAGTCAGAGTTAATCAATGAGCAATCAAAAACCATTTCCTTAGACTTCCCTTCCAGTCTTTTTGaaggatttttcttcttcagttGGATAATTTTTATACTGTCAGAGTCGCTTTCTGTGCTTATAGGAGAGTTAGGTCTGTCAAGAGAAGATAATTTTACAGCCTTTGATTCACAGTGATAACATAACCAGACGACATATTCATCAAAAGTTGCTGGCAATGCATCTAAGCAATaactgaaaaacaaaaggaacgtACAAACATCAGAATCTGAAACTTCTCTTTTCATCAATGAAAGGTAAACTACTGACTAGCCAATTCAATCTAGTAAATCAAAGCAAGAAAATTCAACAACcacaaaacaatgttttatCCCATTACAAAAATTACAAACTTAAAGTTTGACGTAGCATTTATAGCAAGTCCACCCAGCATATGCATAGAATTATACTCCAAGAGGGATGGCAGTCCACCACTAAAGTGCCGACTGAGCTGGCATGTTATTGTATATAATGGTGATATCCCAAAAAAATTACACATTTTCTTCATGTTGATGTGAAACCAAATAAGCTAGCATTAGTAGTATAACAGATTGCAATCAAATGGACAACAGCTATACTCACCAATGCACAGCATAAGCCTGACACTCATCACAATAAATCAAAGCCGCATCAAATCCTCTATCACCGCACTTCTGACAAATAGTTACCTGCAACACCAAATGCATGGTGTTAATGCATATGGaatatttatacacaaaaaagTTTAAGGGCACAAGGCCTGAAAAACTAACAATAGTGCTACTAAACATCAgaaagacaaaaagaattaatcaaAAGCATGTTAGAAACTACATGAAGCAAGTCATTTGATGTGCATGGGAATCATAAACCCATTCCTAGTTTCATGACTGCAGAAAGCAAGACTACCAGTATCTTCTCTCCTAGGGATCAGTCCTAGCCTACTGCTAAGCAGTTAAAAAGAGAGATTCACATAAGTTTGAGATTTAATTATGATGAACCAGAAGAACAGCTAGGAAGCAACACACGATGTGCATGCAAAACATCCTCCTATTCAGCATTTCATTGTTTGATTGCCACATCTGAGGCGAGACATACTATCAACCCTTATCATAATTGGGCTGCCACATATATTTTGGAAAACAGGTTTCATAGAAgttcaagaaacaaacaaaaaaaaaatcgtccATACACGTTTCAGCGTGTGAACCTACAGATCGTTTTGCTTGCTGCTGGCAGCCTGCTGCCCTGCTATATCAAGCATCAATGAATGATGCagtcaatcatttttttttctttttttaggttAGCAGACAGTCAGACACATAATTAGCAAAACAAAGTAAACTCCTTTTTCCTTCAATAGAAGGGATATTTCATAGATATCATTGAAACAAGAAGGGCTAGTAGCAATTGCAGTAATTTCACTGAGTTCCAAAGTTTTAAATTTCCATTAAAGTTCCCAATTCCTcaacgaaaaaataaaaaaataaaattttcattgcaATATGTGTATATGCAAGGAAGAATTcgtcaaaaacatattatactACACAAAAAAAGGGTTTTGCAGGCAGCAAACACAGAAGCATAACTTCACTTCAATAATGTCATAGAAAGAGGCCAGAAAAGCAATTTCTACGGTAGTCtccacattaaaaaagaaaaaaaaagttgaaagcaTTCTACCCaatgctattaaaaaaaaagatgagaaaattAGGGTCAGTTTAGAAAGTTTAAAACTTCTTCACAATTGCAAAGAAAACCCTGACATTGCATCATTCAAGATTCCACATTAACTAGGCAATAACCCAATAATTAAAAGGGAAAAGGGAAATTAACTAACCATGGTGAAGTTGAGGTCTAAATCAAAAGAGTATCATAAATCCAGCGGATTTTTCAGCAGTGAAAGCAGAACGCAAGAAGCAATATGAATTCATTCAGGGTTTCGATTTCGAATGAAAAGAAAAGCCCCACCTCTCTCTCGACAACGCTGTACTTATGTATACGTTTGTACTTTGTTGCGCAGTTTTTCTactatttttgtgtttatttacaATGCTGTGCGGCGTTCAACACTGAAGACTGGACTGGAGGAATGTTCAAAATGTATAATTATTTAACTAATAGTTCGAAATTCCATAActaaaatgtataattatttaactaattttactAATATGGGTATACTAGAATACCATTTGGAGCCGAGGGAAGTTGCCTTGATTGAAaagatttgttttcttaaatatccaagagaattaattaattttctttgaataatTAAAGTAAATGTCAGAGTTTGTGATTTTAATAttgtctaaaaaataatttaacctcAATTactacataaaataatttaaaaatactttcattcataattttatttaaaataaaaaataaaaaaacaatgccaTTAAGGAACTTGTTTGGATGGACTAATAGcccatttaatattataataattattactttttagTTTCATTTAGCACAAGATTATTCAAGTATATTTTCGTAGGGGGGGGAAAAAAAGCATTAACGCAAGGATCGGCGCTTTTATGGCACATAGGACACGCGTCatttactttaaaaagtaatcattaATCACGAAGTTTCagaagtattttgaaaaaatcataataatttcaTGATAAAGTAGAGATAAGAAATGAATTGCGTGAACTGTGAacacgaaagaaaaaaaaaaaaaaacttgaaggtaaaattatttatgactttgcgtttaaatattttaaaaatttgtgaaataaagtgaaaagaaaataagaaatgtcAAATTATGTACTTCAAATTAGTTACATGGGATCAACGAATggttaaaattagaaaaaaaaaatctaaaaatatctttCAAAATAGCTATAATACAGAGATATTTTTAGCAGgttatttgagatttttagaattgaatttgatttcaaaagttaaatcaattaatttttggaattcttttgatgatattgatttgattttcatttgaaattcaaataataaaaataagcaaaagCAAATCAGATAATAGACCCTTAAATTTGCTATgaactaataaattattagtaaGAATTTGTAGGCATTATTTAGTTTACTTGtttgttcaatttcatcataattatatcaatttctATATTAAtggagattaattttttaaaggtaaaatagtCAAGGTTGTTAATTCAATTCTACATGTATTTCAAATaggataattaaatttaattttgtagtttagtattttatttcaaatataaaaatgtatatattaataagttatcaAATGAATTCGAAATTACACGTGAAATTGAATTCCATATACATATGATTTAGTTCCAAAAAGATTATAAGATTTaacctttgttttgttttttatacaaattaatattcCCGATAACAAAAGCTAATTAGGAAGGAAAAACCAATGTTCAATGTGATAGGGTTTACTATTCAAATTAATGTTCCCGATAACtttgatctttgtttttttatttttaatagttgttttaagcctttttttgtcaaaatctataattgtgatttgtttttgtttttttcaaatccaatcctcattcttttaatttttattttgtatttcaaatcaTGTTGTGAATTTGGATTTCGTTGTCAATTCAAAATTCTATGTTGTccattcattatttatttttttaaaatttagtccttaatctcatatttttcattttttaattttggatcctttatataattgattttttttgttaatttcatcgttcaacatttgatttgttggaaattaaacatcataatttttttaaataagatcttCATACTTTCTGAACTTTTCAATAAAACTAGTAGTGTTTCTCTATGTCTCCAACGAAAATACTCATGTCTCCAATCAATTCTTCATTGTGAAATCCCCATGTCTTCAATAaaaatttctatataaaaatattcatgtctccaataaaaatatctatGGCGAGATCTTTATATCTTTAAATGAATCTCCATGTCTCTGATAAAAATATCCATGGCAAGATCTCTATGTctccaaaaataaattcattaaagtTTGCAATCTCCTTACACAATGCTTTAATATTGCTTTCATGATCACAAAGCATTCtccaaatttttaataataatgtccATGTTTTAAAAGGAACAAACAAATTGATCAAACCTTCATCTCTCTTGTAAGAAAACATTTATCTCTATTGTAAGCTTTAAAAATGCCACAAAAAGATAAcatcattataaaataataaatatttgtccCTTATTTCTTATGGTCAAGTCTTTCAAACACCATTATTTAAAAGACTTCATAGGTAAATGAGAGTGcaccaaaaaaaattctaaccaTTTGGGTTTTATTATAATCAGTTGGGCTAAGCCCAAAGGCTAGACATTATAGGCCCAAACAATTAGAATCCTAGTCATTTTGGGATGGCCTAAACAATCTCTCATTCACTCACTCCCATCTTACCTCGAGTTGTCCAATATCACCTTCAGAATACAtcttaatgcatttttttttagctttaaggAGTCGTGCACCATCTACTAGTGCATACATACCTCGCACACACTAATTCTTTATAGAAGCACACAAGTTCTCTAAATAGGCATAGCACACCTCACACATACAAATTCTTTGTATAGAGCAGAAGTATCAACTTCTCCATCCAATGGCATAACAACACCATAAATCAACATCAATCTCTTCACTAATGATATCTACTTTTCTCGACTCACCATAAGATCACTCTCCATCATTGCTCCACTCACCGAGATACCTACAACTCCATACATTGTGAGATACCTACAACATCACTCTTTATAAAGTATTTTGGCTTAACTAAAGGTTTATAAATACCTTTGGTCATCTGGTAAAACATTTAAACCAAGCCAAGACAAGCAAGTTGAGCTTCACGCATCAGTTTATTCAATCAACACACTTTTCTCTTGCtccttgtattattattatttttctagtacattattattttttcttctacatttattaacttaaacattaaagggtttcaagtataaaaaagaaagagaagtgtGTTGCAAGAAACACCAAGCCTAAATAGAAAAGCCAACATTTAAGCTCAATCACCACAACCCAAGACACAACCATTAAAAACCCATTTTTGTTAGAGGTTTTCAGGACTTCATCAGCAACATAATTGATTTCAATAAtagtcaagcatttgttgtatttCTATACAAGAAGGGAAATGTTCCTTCTACAAAATTACAAAGGGAAATTCAGAAACCTGTTTATTGATGACTGGCCTGGAATGTTCCTGACACAAAAGGAGGTGATTTCAACAGACTCTCCATGGCTGGGCTGAAGCCTGAAGGTGAGTGTTAGGATATTTTGCAGATAATTATCAAGCCTGCGGTTGAGATCGCCACTGTGTACCTTTGTGGTTTATTACAGTTAAGCAAAATCTCAAGGGAAATTCAGGAATTTATTGAAGTGACCAGCAATTACATTGATGATGCTCATACAAAAATCCATGCAAGGAAGAAATGACAAAACATGTTATTATGGGAAAGTGGATTTAGCATGTTATTATGCCTGTCACAGCCGCAATATGCTCAAGGACGTTTGATAGTGCGTTCAGAAAGCacttccaaaaaaatttaattttttgttttattttgaattaatatgtttttgatattttcaaagcattttaatgtgctgattttaaaaataaattttaaaaaataaaaaaatattattgtcatacttttctgaatgaaaaacattttgaaaaacaaccacaatcacACTCATATTGACGCTGTCTCAGAGTTTAGAATGACTTTCCTGTTCAACTACATGATCAGGTTGCAACCACACAAGTCATGGCCGACTAAAGACTTTTTCAATATGCAGACTGATAACATAAATGTACATCTCAATTCCTACCAAGTGGGATACGTATTATTGAGTGCTTCATGGCATTGAAAATGCAGATTTATCTTGTCCAGAAAGGCACGTCATCGTTACTATGATGCCTTGAGAAAACAACTTGAGAATTGATTAGCATGGTTTCGAATAACTTGCGAAGTCATGATATACAAAAAACTAGGCACTCAATTATCCTTCACCTCTCAGGAATAGATAAGAAGTCATCCATATTTGCCTCAATAAAGAAGTccgaaaaaataattgtttctcATTTATACACTTCATGAGGCATACAATTTTTTGACCATCTTGACATGCATGATGACATATAGAGGTCTAAAAGATCCACAAACTTAGCAAAAGATCACATCAGTTTTTAAGAAATAGGAAGAttatcaaaagaatttaaaactcaaaactGCAGATGGTTTTTCATACGCATACATTTAAATGCACGATGTTTTCTGAGCTTGTTCTAGCCAAAATGGGTCCTAGGTGTCATCCATGTTACATCATCAGTAGATGGACTGTTATCTCCTGCTAAATTCAGTGTTTCATCGGAATCCTCTGACAAAACAGACTGAAATCCCACTGCTGGTTTCCTCTGTGGCAAAACAGGAAGTGGCGCTTCGCCTCTAAGAATCATAGCTGCCTCCTTAACTGTTGGCCTGTTCTCATGATTTGGGTGCACACAAGAAAGTCCCACCATGAGCATCCTCTCAACTTCCAGTGTATTAAACGCACCTACCAACTTTGAATCAGCAGCCTCTATCAGTTTCCCTATCTCCCAAAAGCTCCATACCTGATCGACCAGCACTGCACCAACATCATCTACAGGTCTTTTTCCCGTGGCTACTTCTAGCATCACCACACCAAAGCTGTAAACATCAGATTTCACCGATGGAACACCATAGTAAACATACTCAGGAGCGAGATATCCTGTTGTCCCAGCTGGTATAGTAGCTGCTCTCATCACAGAACTATGTTCATAGACTACCGCTAAACCGAAATCTCCAAGCTTGGCATTGAATTCTGCATCAAGCAATATATTGCAAGCTTTCACATCTCTATGAATTATCTGTCTCTCACATTCTTCATGTAGATATGAAAGAGCAGAAGCAACTCCAAGGACTATATTTAATCTTTGCTTCCACAAGAGAAAAATTGCAGAGCTGGAGTTCTTGTGAAGCACTTCGTTAAGGCTACCATTGGGCAAGTATTCATAGACTAGAGCTAATACCGTTCCCTCACAACACCATCCTTGAAGCTGAACCAAGTTCTCATGTCTTAAGCAACCTACCATTGTTGCAAACTCAGTGATGAAAGGATTGCGAGCACATTCAATCCCTGCCTGATCAAACCTCTTAACTGCCACTAATCCACAAGAGGACAGATACCCTTTAAAAACTGTAGCAGAAGCGCCTTGACCAATAATTCTGCTTCGGTGAAATCCCATTGTTGCTGTCCTAATCTCATTAATTGACAGCCTTCTTGGTACTCTATTAATTCGGCCTTCTTTAGTTCTTCCGCCAACACCCTTTCCTTTCTTCATCGCAAAGAAAATGATTATTACAAAAAGAACTACAGTTATGGAGACGGTAAATGCAGCCAAACCTCCCAATCCCAAAGCCATTTCTAGTAGCTGTTTTTTCCATCCATTTTGAGTACCGGGCCCGTAATTGTACATCGGATTCTCTGGATAACACATTAAACAATCCCCCTTTTCACTTGTATCTCTAGGTGTCACGGACGAGAGAGTCGTATAAGTTTTGAACCACCAATGATCAACAATGTGAACTGCTGAACCCTGACCATTCGAAGCAGAGAAACCGACATGCATGTACTCTTTGAAACTCTCAGAGAGATCAACCTGAGCCACAAGAATAGGACTTGGTGGCCGGACGTGAAAGTAACTGACCCACACCTGAATCAACTTGGATGAATCTGAGTACT is a genomic window of Populus alba chromosome 5, ASM523922v2, whole genome shotgun sequence containing:
- the LOC118029236 gene encoding PHD finger-containing protein 1, coding for MFSSTIVSFSGLVPLNFFVYKYSICINTMHLVLQVTICQKCGDRGFDAALIYCDECQAYAVHCYCLDALPATFDEYVVWLCYHCESKAVKLSSLDRPNSPISTESDSDSIKIIQLKKKNPSKRLEGKSKEMVFDCSLINSDLLRPQISSDFQLVEVDCCEDDGKDQKLGSQNGLHEDSVPEVAEYLESKNPISPLPDLQLVDADSSQNDEKDQKLGGKNILEESRFQETEPLRNKNSQLVVCDVQPLQIHCCEDGGEGQKVERQNDLNEGKFVEEDELDKTKNCHFDASYFAEQSSIRVLPIRDPIWRGSMSIFQNNYGAPGGIVAHLSSIACSRASEEAKGLSRLLSPELLPRSGVWPKSFRKLGPAADHIGLYFFPDNERNEIVFDSLVNDMISQDLAMRVVIENAELLIYTSRILPMDCWRFQSKFYLWGVFRPKKPSALASDVVPGEQQGLTKAITRERRSPVSPLSNGSYGSGMMCPSQDS
- the LOC118029190 gene encoding L-type lectin-domain containing receptor kinase S.6 is translated as MISMRSFSFLCFLLSFFLLFDFSFPSLSVSFLPDRNITLYGDAHLRNNAIILTQPHTCPASSSSSSSSNGVGKALYLYPIRFLDPLTNTTASFFCRFSFSIIRSPLCSSGDGMAFLITSNADSFSLSKGYMGLPGPALNPQDSFIAVEFDTSSDPSLGDISSNHIGIDVNTIVSFAAIDAVSVGIDIQSGRQITAWIEYSDSSKLIQVWVSYFHVRPPSPILVAQVDLSESFKEYMHVGFSASNGQGSAVHIVDHWWFKTYTTLSSVTPRDTSEKGDCLMCYPENPMYNYGPGTQNGWKKQLLEMALGLGGLAAFTVSITVVLFVIIIFFAMKKGKGVGGRTKEGRINRVPRRLSINEIRTATMGFHRSRIIGQGASATVFKGYLSSCGLVAVKRFDQAGIECARNPFITEFATMVGCLRHENLVQLQGWCCEGTVLALVYEYLPNGSLNEVLHKNSSSAIFLLWKQRLNIVLGVASALSYLHEECERQIIHRDVKACNILLDAEFNAKLGDFGLAVVYEHSSVMRAATIPAGTTGYLAPEYVYYGVPSVKSDVYSFGVVMLEVATGKRPVDDVGAVLVDQVWSFWEIGKLIEAADSKLVGAFNTLEVERMLMVGLSCVHPNHENRPTVKEAAMILRGEAPLPVLPQRKPAVGFQSVLSEDSDETLNLAGDNSPSTDDVTWMTPRTHFG